In the genome of Pseudomonas sp. P5_109, one region contains:
- a CDS encoding enoyl-CoA hydratase/isomerase family protein yields MSSLPVCQTLLLELHNGVLHITLNRPECRNAMSLQMVAELRSVLAAVRDRPGVRALVIGGVGGHFCAGGDIKDMASARAQGASAHRDTNRVFGALLQEVQQAPQVVITVLQGAVLGGGFGLACVSDIALADHQAQFGLPETSLGLLPAQIVPFVVQRIGLTQTRRLALTAARFDGTQARRMGLVHFVEHDPQALAERLDEVLAHVLCCAPEANAMTKKLLLASAGQPPDELLDQAAQWFSEAVTGAEGIEGTMAFVQKRKPGWAP; encoded by the coding sequence ATGAGCAGCCTGCCGGTTTGCCAGACCTTGTTGCTGGAACTGCACAACGGCGTGTTGCACATCACCCTCAACCGTCCGGAATGCCGCAATGCGATGAGCTTGCAGATGGTCGCCGAACTGCGCTCGGTGCTGGCCGCGGTACGCGATAGACCAGGGGTTCGCGCCCTGGTGATCGGCGGCGTCGGTGGGCACTTCTGTGCCGGCGGTGACATCAAGGATATGGCCAGTGCCCGTGCTCAGGGCGCGAGCGCACACCGCGACACGAATCGAGTGTTCGGTGCGCTCCTGCAAGAGGTGCAACAGGCGCCACAAGTGGTAATTACCGTACTGCAAGGTGCGGTGCTCGGCGGCGGTTTCGGCCTGGCCTGTGTCAGCGATATCGCCCTGGCCGATCACCAGGCGCAATTCGGCCTGCCGGAAACCAGCCTCGGCCTGTTGCCGGCACAGATCGTACCGTTCGTGGTGCAACGCATCGGCCTGACCCAGACCCGGCGCCTGGCCCTGACGGCAGCGCGTTTTGATGGTACCCAGGCGCGCCGCATGGGGCTGGTGCATTTTGTCGAGCATGATCCACAGGCCTTGGCCGAGCGTCTCGATGAGGTCTTGGCCCATGTGTTGTGTTGTGCACCCGAGGCGAATGCGATGACCAAGAAACTCTTGCTGGCCAGTGCCGGACAACCGCCGGATGAGTTGCTTGATCAAGCGGCGCAATGGTTCAGCGAAGCGGTGACCGGAGCCGAAGGCATCGAGGGAACGATGGCCTTCGTGCAAAAACGCAAACCGGGGTGGGCCCCCTGA